The region ATGAGGGTGGGCAAGAGGGGCCTGAACCTTGCCGCCAATGCTGCAGTCACAGCTGCCGCCAAGGTGAGATGGGGGCCGGCTCGGACTCTTAGGGCCCCTGCCTTGTACAAAGGGCCCTGGCCAGGCCCCTTTGCATCTACCCTGTACTCGGGGCTGTAGAGACTCTGGgctcatgcagctggaggctccAGTCCAGGCTCTACCGCTATCTGTCCGAGTCACTTTCATTGTCCGGCCATTTCCCCAACTGTCCAGAGGCGAAGTGTGGCCCTGCCCCAGTCCTCAGCTCTGTCTGTGTGGGACTGGGTGAGGACAGTGTGGGGAGGGCACCGAGCCTGGGGCTGCTGCCAGCACCATGGTGACCACTATCTCCACCCCGCCCCTTCCCCCCGGCTCTCCCGGTGCGTGGTGGTGACCCTAGGGCCAGGGGGTGCTGTCAGAGAAGCTCCGCAGCTTCAGCATGCAGGACCTGACCCTGATCCGGGATGAGGATGCACTGCCCCTGCAGAGGCCTGACGGCCGCCTCCGACCCAGCCCTGGAAGCCTCCTGGACACCATCGAGGACTTAGGTACAGGCAGGgcctggggttggggtggggcccCAAGGGCAAGGAGCCCAGATGGGAAAGATTCCCCCACCTCCTTTTCTCCCTGCGCCCAGGAGATGACCCTGCCCTGAGTCTAAGGTCCAGCACAAACCCGGCAGATTCCCGGACAGAGGCCTCTGAGGATGACATGGGAGACAAAGCTCCCAAGAGGGCCAAACCCATCAAAAAAGCGCCCAAAGCTGAGGTGAGGGCATTGGCCAGAGCTTGGGGAAACAGGCAGGGGGTGGTGGCTCCAGGCTGAGCCccatcttcctccttctttccacaGCCACTGGCTTCCAAGACACTGAAGACCCGGCCCAAGAAGAAGACCTCTGGCGGGGGCGACTCAGCTTGAGCCCCTCCACCCCCGAAGGCTGCACAGCAAGGATGAAGCCTCAGGAGGGGCCTCAGACCCAGCCCCTGCTCCACACTGTGCCAGTAGCCTAGGTGTCTCAGGCCCCTGGGCCCCTCAGATGGCCATTTCCGGTGCCTGCCCAGTGGCCACTCTTCTGGAAGGGGcttggaaaagaggaaggaggccCAGCTGTGGGggttgagggtagagggtggacCAGAGGCTGAGGACTGAGCCACCCAAGGAGGTGGGGACTGCTCGGCTTCCACCGCTGTTCCGCTGCAGCCCCGCCCTGCCCCGCCCACCCAGTGCCTTGCTGAAGCGCACAGCCATCTGCTTCTCAGAGGTCCTGCCGTGTCTCCACTGCTCACCTTGgttggggagcagggagggggaaGTCCTAGCCCAGATGGACCAAGGACGGGCCTGAAGGCACATGGGGGAAAGGGAGCACACGGGGAGGACGTCGGGGACCCTGGGTGGGGCCTCCAGGTGCAGCTGTGGATGGAAGACGGGTTGGCGTGTGCTTCAGCGACGAGGATGGCCAGGCCAGAGCTGCAGCTGGGGGCTCTTTTCCTGGTCATTGGGTGGGGCTGAGTGCCACATGTTCCCACATTAAAAAGGAGGGGTCCAGGGCTGTGTGTGTCTTTCTGGGTCTAGGGCTCAGGGGAGTTTGGGTCAAGGACTGTCCCT is a window of Pongo pygmaeus isolate AG05252 chromosome 4, NHGRI_mPonPyg2-v2.0_pri, whole genome shotgun sequence DNA encoding:
- the REEP2 gene encoding receptor expression-enhancing protein 2 isoform X1, translated to MVSWIISRLVVLIFGTLYPAYSSYKAVKTKNVKEYVKWMMYWIVFAFFTTAETLTDIVLSWFPFYFELKIAFVIWLLSPYTKGSSVLYRKFVHPTLSNKEKEIDEYITQARDKSYETMMRVGKRGLNLAANAAVTAAAKGQGVLSEKLRSFSMQDLTLIRDEDALPLQRPDGRLRPSPGSLLDTIEDLGDDPALSLRSSTNPADSRTEASEDDMGDKAPKRAKPIKKAPKAEPLASKTLKTRPKKKTSGGGDSA
- the REEP2 gene encoding receptor expression-enhancing protein 2 isoform X2, which produces MVSWIISRLVVLIFGTLYPAYSSYKAVKTKNVKEYVKWMMYWIVFAFFTTAETLTDIVLSWFPFYFELKIAFVIWLLSPYTKGSSVLYRKFVHPTLSNKEKEIDEYITQARDKSYETMMRVGKRGLNLAANAAVTAAAKGVLSEKLRSFSMQDLTLIRDEDALPLQRPDGRLRPSPGSLLDTIEDLGDDPALSLRSSTNPADSRTEASEDDMGDKAPKRAKPIKKAPKAEPLASKTLKTRPKKKTSGGGDSA